The following proteins come from a genomic window of Pyxidicoccus sp. MSG2:
- a CDS encoding bifunctional serine/threonine-protein kinase/formylglycine-generating enzyme family protein, with amino-acid sequence MMDPADSSPQPPDDTWLPPETFDEYRLVRPLGEGAMGRVWLAEDTLLGRPVAVKFIAAARPSPETRERFITEARAVARLQHPNVVSLFRAGTVEGRPYLVSEYLRGEPLYTLPRPLPSERVLELAIGLARGLAAAHRRGVLHRDLKPANALLTEDGTVKLLDFGLAKLLDGGSMARPVTGTVREPGGVAERDVALASGTGVAPAEPAEAADAAPARPAPLPTMAVGTETLPSEARPRVATGTETLPSEARPRVATGPDPTAGIPNGARTRQGAILGTPLYMAPESWRGEPATPRTDVYGLGVILYELASGAVPFADVSLAELPVRLQREDAPPLAARVPGVDPRLAEVVDRCLHRDASRRYPNGDALREALEALAWRPGPEVLPAGNPYRGLLPFEAEHRGLFFGRGPEVRAVLDRLRSESFVLVAAASGVGKSSLCRAGVLPALAAGALGPVPTRVTLSPGRTPLAALVAALAPVLGLPETELETGLREAPDGVGRALRSRTRPSGALLCVDPLEELFTLAPVEEAHAMARALAALCLDAPGVKLLATVRSDFLGQALTLPGLGEAAGRALFPLPPLSAVGVREAIEGPARAHSHAFESEALVEALVAPALHGEGTLPLLQFTLAQLWERKDTGRRLLTASALEDMGGVEGALARHADAVLTSLSPAQRVAARRVLLSLITPDGTRAPRTAEALGASEPATRAALEALVRGRLVTALDAEAGGAYTLAHEALLRGWDTLRAWREGDAEVQLAVARLERAATEWERLGQPTEALWGAKALAEAEDLPRERLGTREATFLEASLAARRQRLRTRWALSVGAVTLLLVALLPWGKARYDQAHSLAVLHGVAEKAVAESAARRTEALAARQAAFARFDAFDEQGGEALWATALTKVTDADAAGAQAQRALERVREVAPDDAAAREQLAALMVERLRFVLATHRPTEAEPLRALLAQVDPEGRHRARLEAPARVDLVSTPTGARVRVVRYVDVGGRKEARDDGELGRTPLKDAKLAPGSVVLVLEAEGHAPVRLPLLLEAEGVEHVSLTLPLAKTVPEGFVYIPPGTFLSGHAGDEGLRRYFLHAWPLRPVRTDAYLIARHETTFGEWMAFLDTLPAEEATRRAPRLQQLLNGVALERGPRGHWQLTLSPSTARYVASEGEPVRYSARNTRTEQDWRRFPVSGVSLEDVRAYAAWLDATGRVPGARPCSDFEWERAARGADARIYPHGDVLAPDDINHDVTYGRQPGGFGPDMVGSHPASDSPFGVQDLSGNVWEWTVSDGPAPEPVNRGGCWYFGTLSAMVPNREFSEASHRDPLLGARLCAPAR; translated from the coding sequence ATGATGGACCCCGCTGACTCCAGCCCGCAGCCGCCGGACGACACCTGGCTCCCACCGGAGACCTTCGACGAGTACCGGCTGGTGCGCCCGCTGGGTGAGGGCGCCATGGGCCGGGTATGGCTGGCCGAGGACACGCTGCTCGGCCGGCCGGTGGCGGTGAAGTTCATCGCCGCCGCGCGGCCTTCGCCCGAGACGCGCGAGCGTTTCATCACGGAGGCGCGAGCGGTGGCGCGGCTCCAGCATCCCAATGTCGTCTCGCTGTTCCGCGCGGGCACGGTGGAGGGCCGGCCGTACCTCGTCTCGGAGTACCTGCGCGGCGAGCCGCTGTACACCCTGCCGCGTCCCCTGCCCTCCGAGCGCGTTCTGGAGCTGGCCATCGGCCTGGCGCGTGGACTGGCGGCGGCGCACCGACGCGGCGTGCTGCACCGCGACCTCAAGCCGGCGAACGCGCTGCTGACGGAGGATGGCACCGTCAAGCTGCTCGACTTCGGGCTCGCCAAGCTGCTCGACGGTGGGAGCATGGCTCGGCCCGTGACGGGCACGGTGCGCGAGCCCGGCGGCGTGGCCGAGCGCGACGTTGCGCTCGCATCCGGGACTGGCGTTGCGCCCGCGGAACCCGCCGAGGCCGCTGATGCGGCGCCCGCACGTCCCGCTCCGCTGCCCACCATGGCCGTGGGTACGGAGACGCTTCCCTCCGAGGCGCGGCCCCGGGTGGCCACGGGGACGGAGACGCTTCCTTCCGAGGCGCGGCCCCGGGTGGCCACGGGTCCTGACCCAACAGCTGGCATCCCCAACGGTGCACGAACGCGCCAGGGAGCCATCCTCGGCACGCCCCTCTACATGGCCCCGGAGTCCTGGCGCGGAGAGCCCGCCACGCCACGCACGGATGTGTACGGCCTGGGCGTCATCCTCTACGAGCTGGCCTCGGGTGCAGTCCCCTTCGCCGACGTCTCACTGGCGGAGCTGCCCGTGCGACTCCAGCGCGAGGACGCACCACCGCTTGCCGCGCGCGTCCCGGGCGTGGACCCACGACTGGCCGAGGTGGTGGACCGCTGCCTCCACCGCGACGCGTCCCGCCGCTACCCGAATGGAGACGCCCTGCGCGAGGCCCTGGAGGCACTCGCGTGGCGTCCGGGCCCCGAAGTCCTACCCGCGGGCAATCCGTACCGGGGACTCCTGCCCTTCGAGGCGGAGCACCGTGGCCTCTTCTTCGGCCGGGGTCCGGAAGTGCGCGCCGTGCTGGACCGGTTGCGCTCGGAGTCCTTCGTCCTCGTGGCCGCCGCGTCCGGCGTGGGCAAGTCGTCGCTGTGCCGCGCGGGAGTGCTTCCCGCGCTCGCCGCCGGAGCCCTGGGCCCCGTGCCCACGAGGGTGACGCTGTCGCCGGGACGCACGCCCCTGGCCGCGCTCGTCGCCGCGCTTGCGCCGGTGCTGGGCCTGCCAGAGACGGAGCTGGAGACCGGGCTGCGCGAAGCACCGGACGGAGTCGGCCGCGCGCTGCGGTCCCGCACCCGTCCCTCGGGAGCGCTGCTGTGCGTGGACCCACTGGAGGAGCTCTTCACGCTCGCGCCCGTGGAGGAGGCGCACGCCATGGCACGGGCGCTCGCCGCGCTCTGCCTGGATGCGCCGGGCGTGAAGCTCCTGGCCACCGTGCGCAGCGACTTCCTCGGGCAGGCCCTCACGCTGCCCGGCCTGGGCGAGGCGGCCGGACGCGCCCTCTTCCCGCTGCCGCCGCTGTCCGCCGTCGGCGTGAGAGAAGCCATCGAAGGTCCGGCACGCGCGCACTCCCACGCCTTCGAGTCGGAAGCACTGGTGGAGGCGCTCGTCGCTCCGGCGCTGCACGGCGAGGGGACGCTGCCGCTGCTCCAGTTCACCCTCGCGCAGCTCTGGGAGCGAAAGGACACGGGCCGGCGCCTGCTCACGGCCTCCGCGCTCGAGGACATGGGCGGCGTGGAGGGCGCGCTGGCCCGGCATGCCGACGCGGTGCTGACCTCGCTCTCTCCCGCGCAGCGCGTGGCGGCGCGTCGGGTGTTGCTCTCCCTCATCACTCCGGACGGCACCCGCGCGCCGCGCACCGCCGAGGCACTCGGAGCCAGCGAGCCAGCGACGCGCGCCGCGCTGGAGGCGCTGGTGCGAGGCCGCCTCGTCACCGCGCTCGATGCGGAGGCCGGCGGTGCGTACACGCTGGCCCACGAGGCGCTGCTGCGAGGCTGGGACACACTGCGCGCCTGGCGCGAGGGTGACGCGGAAGTCCAGCTCGCGGTGGCCCGCCTGGAGCGCGCCGCCACCGAGTGGGAGCGACTGGGCCAGCCCACCGAGGCCCTCTGGGGCGCGAAGGCCCTGGCGGAAGCAGAGGACCTGCCACGCGAGCGACTCGGCACGCGGGAAGCGACCTTCCTCGAAGCCTCGCTCGCGGCACGCCGTCAGCGCCTGCGCACCCGCTGGGCGCTCAGCGTCGGCGCCGTCACGCTGCTGCTGGTGGCCCTGCTGCCATGGGGCAAGGCGCGCTACGACCAGGCACACTCCCTCGCGGTGCTGCACGGCGTGGCGGAGAAGGCCGTGGCCGAATCGGCGGCCCGGCGCACCGAGGCCCTCGCCGCACGTCAGGCGGCCTTCGCCCGCTTCGACGCCTTCGACGAGCAGGGAGGCGAGGCGCTCTGGGCCACGGCCCTGACGAAGGTGACAGACGCGGACGCGGCCGGAGCCCAGGCCCAGCGAGCCCTGGAGCGAGTGCGCGAAGTGGCCCCGGACGATGCGGCCGCTCGAGAGCAGCTCGCCGCGCTGATGGTGGAGCGCCTGCGCTTCGTCCTCGCCACGCATCGTCCGACGGAAGCGGAGCCGCTGCGAGCCCTGCTCGCGCAGGTGGACCCGGAGGGCCGCCACCGCGCCCGGCTGGAAGCACCCGCGCGCGTGGACCTCGTCTCCACTCCCACGGGAGCCCGCGTGCGCGTGGTGCGCTACGTGGACGTGGGCGGCCGGAAGGAGGCGCGAGACGACGGCGAGCTCGGACGCACCCCGCTGAAGGACGCGAAGCTCGCCCCCGGCTCCGTGGTGCTGGTGCTGGAAGCGGAAGGCCACGCGCCGGTGCGGCTGCCCCTGCTGCTGGAAGCGGAGGGTGTGGAACACGTGTCGCTGACACTGCCCCTCGCGAAGACAGTGCCGGAGGGCTTCGTCTACATCCCGCCCGGGACGTTCCTGTCCGGGCACGCCGGGGACGAGGGACTGCGCCGCTACTTCCTGCACGCCTGGCCGCTGCGCCCGGTGCGGACGGACGCGTACCTCATCGCTCGTCACGAGACGACCTTCGGCGAGTGGATGGCCTTCCTCGACACGCTGCCCGCGGAGGAAGCCACCCGCCGCGCGCCCAGGCTCCAGCAGCTCCTCAACGGCGTGGCGCTGGAGCGCGGCCCACGCGGGCACTGGCAACTCACCCTGTCCCCCTCCACCGCGCGTTACGTGGCGAGCGAGGGCGAGCCGGTGCGCTACTCCGCCCGCAACACACGCACGGAGCAGGACTGGCGCCGCTTCCCCGTGTCCGGCGTCTCACTGGAGGACGTGCGCGCCTACGCCGCCTGGCTGGACGCCACCGGCCGGGTGCCGGGCGCGCGGCCCTGCTCGGACTTCGAGTGGGAGCGCGCCGCGCGGGGCGCCGACGCGCGCATCTACCCGCACGGGGACGTGCTCGCGCCGGACGACATCAACCACGACGTCACCTACGGCCGGCAGCCGGGAGGCTTCGGCCCGGACATGGTGGGCAGCCACCCCGCGTCCGACAGTCCCTTCGGCGTGCAGGACCTGTCCGGCAACGTCTGGGAGTGGACCGTCTCGGATGGCCCCGCGCCGGAGCCGGTGAACCGGGGCGGCTGCTGGTACTTCGGCACCCTGTCCGCGATGGTGCCCAACCGCGAGTTCAGCGAGGCCAGCCACCGGGACCCGCTGCTCGGTGCGCGCCTGTGCGCCCCCGCGCGGTGA
- a CDS encoding ADYC domain-containing protein, whose product MRSQALVVALAVYACGEAPVELPREPPALAGEVLGGLPKEGGGTTVTAQGYERQGNLRSGFLRSSYEPGPDGSISGPVIKGFSLRSLAGGTGSVVDTGVVVEGTLQVQRSVLSGTTPSLGACATPTYGETRGCGWKSGGQWRCAPGASITLATGACGVSGAEDTMLRVCRGSAPCEYASTAKLASNDDACGTRAAHVTFTCPSTGIFSVLVAPYWSHQPLKSTVEAEDTTTAAPYFSVVQTGLALAGAPVEAIRTDGSVISMRIAAVYDELGQKYVHPGLYGTGTTWRYFVQEPRADGQWEPLCGADVDAQDDGGGLPVAIPVTGWWDEHASRNEDARLFTFSCGRGVITKCYRWGYRPWDELSAQGTGLSAAMLHQTCTRMARADYCGNGQSWTQPNTPINLWDTVGIQTHDAPQEDHFFEAGWMPWGATCLHEKRWSNAPDNVFYEGCPNLFDHLQTPTGIERVPRYCESPEEALKKDGRTPLFNESAQNLFPPRE is encoded by the coding sequence TTGCGAAGCCAGGCCCTGGTGGTGGCCCTGGCCGTGTACGCGTGTGGAGAGGCCCCGGTCGAGCTTCCCCGTGAGCCCCCGGCGCTGGCCGGAGAGGTCCTGGGAGGCCTTCCGAAAGAGGGAGGCGGAACGACTGTCACCGCGCAGGGCTACGAGCGGCAGGGCAACCTGCGCTCCGGCTTCCTGCGAAGCAGCTACGAGCCCGGCCCGGACGGGAGCATCAGCGGGCCGGTCATCAAGGGCTTCTCGCTGCGCAGCCTCGCGGGCGGCACGGGCTCGGTCGTGGACACGGGCGTCGTCGTCGAGGGCACGCTCCAGGTCCAGCGCAGCGTGCTGTCGGGCACCACGCCGAGCCTCGGCGCCTGCGCCACGCCGACCTATGGGGAGACGCGCGGCTGTGGCTGGAAGTCCGGCGGCCAGTGGCGGTGCGCTCCAGGGGCGAGCATCACGCTCGCCACGGGGGCCTGTGGCGTATCGGGCGCGGAGGACACGATGCTGCGCGTGTGCCGGGGCTCGGCGCCGTGCGAGTACGCGTCGACGGCGAAGCTGGCCTCGAACGACGACGCCTGTGGCACCCGTGCCGCGCACGTGACGTTCACCTGTCCGTCCACGGGCATCTTCTCCGTGCTGGTGGCCCCGTACTGGAGCCACCAGCCGCTGAAGTCCACGGTGGAGGCGGAGGACACCACCACGGCCGCGCCGTACTTCAGCGTCGTGCAGACGGGACTGGCGCTGGCGGGGGCGCCGGTGGAGGCCATCCGGACGGATGGGAGCGTCATCTCCATGCGCATCGCGGCCGTGTATGACGAGCTCGGCCAGAAGTACGTCCACCCGGGCCTCTACGGCACCGGCACCACCTGGCGCTACTTCGTGCAGGAGCCCCGGGCCGACGGCCAGTGGGAGCCGCTGTGCGGTGCCGACGTGGACGCGCAGGATGACGGCGGGGGGCTGCCGGTGGCCATTCCCGTCACCGGCTGGTGGGACGAGCACGCCAGCCGCAACGAGGACGCGCGCCTGTTCACCTTCTCGTGTGGCCGGGGCGTCATCACCAAGTGCTACCGCTGGGGCTACCGCCCGTGGGACGAACTCTCGGCACAGGGCACCGGCCTGTCGGCGGCGATGCTCCACCAGACCTGCACCCGCATGGCGCGCGCGGACTACTGCGGCAATGGCCAGTCGTGGACGCAGCCCAACACGCCCATCAATCTCTGGGACACGGTCGGCATCCAGACCCATGACGCGCCCCAGGAAGACCACTTCTTCGAGGCGGGCTGGATGCCTTGGGGTGCCACGTGCCTGCACGAGAAGCGCTGGTCGAATGCGCCGGACAATGTCTTCTACGAGGGCTGCCCCAACCTCTTCGACCACCTCCAGACGCCCACCGGTATCGAGCGGGTGCCCCGCTACTGCGAGAGCCCGGAGGAAGCCCTGAAGAAGGACGGCCGGACACCCCTCTTCAACGAGTCCGCCCAGAACCTCTTCCCACCCAGGGAGTGA
- a CDS encoding TIGR02452 family protein has product MSLKGIAQETVEIVERGEYVAPSGQRVSLRAEVEHARDGTELYLPGDFGRRVLPESPVGTGRPRIEVTSEKTGEACRRLVEGEGVAGVVALNFASAKNPGGGFLGGAKAQEEDLARCSALYACLLTQREYYDANRADPSPLYTDHIIYSPDVPFFRDEGLTLLERPFCVSLITAPAPNAGSARRNAPDLVHRLRKVLHARAIKVLQVAARHGHRTLVLGAWGCGAFRNDPYDAADAFSGALDSFPGVFERVVFAVWERGGDGPNLRAFQERFG; this is encoded by the coding sequence ATGTCGCTGAAGGGAATCGCGCAGGAGACGGTGGAGATCGTGGAGCGGGGGGAGTACGTGGCGCCGTCCGGGCAGCGCGTTTCCCTCCGGGCCGAGGTGGAGCACGCCAGGGACGGGACGGAGCTCTACCTGCCGGGTGACTTCGGACGGCGGGTGCTGCCCGAGTCCCCCGTGGGCACGGGCCGGCCCCGCATCGAGGTGACGTCGGAGAAGACGGGCGAGGCCTGTCGCAGGCTGGTGGAAGGGGAGGGCGTGGCGGGCGTCGTCGCGCTCAACTTCGCGTCGGCGAAGAACCCGGGCGGCGGCTTCCTGGGCGGAGCGAAGGCGCAGGAGGAGGACCTGGCGCGCTGCTCGGCGCTCTACGCGTGTCTCCTGACGCAGCGCGAGTACTACGACGCCAACCGCGCGGACCCCTCGCCGCTCTACACGGACCACATCATCTACTCGCCGGACGTGCCCTTCTTCCGGGACGAGGGGCTCACGCTGCTGGAGCGGCCCTTCTGCGTGTCCCTCATCACCGCGCCCGCGCCCAATGCCGGCTCGGCCCGGCGCAACGCTCCGGACCTGGTGCACCGCCTGCGCAAGGTGCTGCACGCGCGGGCCATCAAGGTGCTCCAGGTGGCGGCACGCCATGGCCACCGCACCCTCGTGCTGGGGGCGTGGGGCTGCGGCGCCTTCCGCAATGACCCGTACGACGCGGCGGACGCATTCTCCGGGGCCCTCGACTCCTTCCCGGGCGTCTTCGAGCGGGTGGTGTTCGCGGTGTGGGAGCGGGGCGGGGACGGCCCCAACCTGCGCGCCTTCCAGGAGCGGTTCGGCTGA